The following are encoded in a window of Rubellicoccus peritrichatus genomic DNA:
- a CDS encoding sialate O-acetylesterase — protein MLKSSLSIAVLFCITALSVNAKLELNPLFASNSVLQRNTPINIWGKSSSGAKVMINFADSQKEVTANRDGEWQVSFPQMQAGGPYRITAKSDGKSVLSDNIMIGDVWVCTGQSNMYWGMSKILDSKNEIKKAANPNLRLFTVKRHAADAPVDSVVGTWLPASPYTVGNFSAVGYFFGETLQQETKLPIGLIMSTVGGTLANNWTSLEVLRDNPDSSTYFERYDREKAAYPAAKAEYEIKVKTDPKTPKPRPPERRQPGGYYNGMIAPLHSFPVAGIIWYQGESDSWKHWHYDRFLHDMIADWRKQWDAPDMPFLIVQLAGFSGKKGVNENYPEVREIQRQIASEPNNGLAVTIDVGEADDIHPRNKRPVGERLAQTALAQVYGRDIPYQGPHPVSVERSGKEVIITLNSGAKKTIDKNGGTLEGFEVAGEDEVFHPASASLDGETITVSSSSVSSPVAVRYAWDGFPPTDLVNDAGLPASPFKESIQ, from the coding sequence ATGTTAAAATCATCCTTAAGTATAGCCGTACTGTTTTGCATTACAGCGCTGAGTGTAAACGCGAAGCTGGAATTGAATCCACTTTTTGCCAGCAACAGTGTCTTACAGCGAAACACACCGATTAACATCTGGGGCAAGTCCAGCTCCGGTGCCAAAGTGATGATAAACTTTGCCGACAGCCAAAAGGAAGTGACAGCCAATCGTGATGGAGAGTGGCAAGTCAGCTTCCCGCAGATGCAAGCAGGCGGCCCTTATCGCATTACTGCGAAATCCGACGGTAAATCAGTATTATCTGATAACATAATGATCGGCGATGTCTGGGTCTGCACGGGCCAATCCAACATGTATTGGGGGATGAGCAAAATCCTGGATTCCAAGAATGAAATTAAGAAAGCAGCGAATCCCAACCTCCGGTTGTTCACGGTAAAGCGCCATGCCGCTGATGCTCCTGTCGATTCCGTCGTTGGGACGTGGTTGCCAGCAAGTCCGTATACGGTGGGCAATTTCTCAGCAGTCGGATATTTTTTCGGAGAAACACTTCAGCAGGAAACCAAACTACCGATTGGTCTGATCATGTCGACAGTCGGTGGCACGCTGGCCAACAATTGGACCAGCCTTGAAGTGCTCCGCGACAATCCGGATTCTTCAACTTACTTCGAGCGTTATGACCGTGAAAAAGCAGCCTACCCTGCAGCCAAAGCGGAGTATGAGATCAAAGTCAAAACCGATCCCAAAACACCGAAACCACGACCTCCGGAAAGACGCCAGCCTGGCGGATACTACAACGGCATGATCGCACCACTGCATTCTTTTCCAGTTGCGGGAATAATATGGTATCAAGGTGAATCTGACTCTTGGAAGCATTGGCATTATGACCGCTTCCTTCACGATATGATCGCCGACTGGAGAAAACAATGGGATGCCCCGGATATGCCTTTTCTTATAGTTCAACTAGCAGGTTTCTCCGGAAAGAAAGGTGTTAATGAAAACTATCCCGAAGTCCGTGAGATTCAGCGTCAGATCGCCAGTGAGCCAAACAATGGACTTGCGGTAACCATTGATGTCGGTGAAGCCGATGACATTCATCCCCGCAACAAGCGTCCGGTTGGAGAACGCCTCGCGCAAACCGCCCTCGCCCAAGTCTATGGCAGAGACATTCCCTATCAGGGACCACACCCGGTTAGTGTCGAACGAAGTGGAAAAGAGGTAATAATCACCTTAAACTCCGGAGCAAAGAAAACAATTGATAAAAACGGCGGCACACTCGAAGGCTTTGAAGTTGCTGGAGAAGATGAAGTATTTCATCCAGCGAGTGCATCACTGGACGGAGAAACAATCACGGTGTCCTCATCTTCTGTATCAAGTCCGGTTGCTGTTCGTTATGCCTGGGACGGGTTTCCTCCCACCGATCTCGTCAATGACGCGGGCCTCCCTGCCTCTCCATTTAAAGAATCTATTCAATAA
- a CDS encoding type II secretion system protein — protein MLVIKHHKGFTLVELLTVIAIVAVLGAILIPTVSKMKTQANAVEGTNNLRNIGTALNLYAADADGYLPRVSIKKSEWNADNPDDQVTADQMWSKLLRDYLPQQSLSKTSRAHKVFGCPNAEYYDSSGRIVDKDDISLSYTATEAIYGIRILSTGPARDSKSQRHLSTIEEPSNTVIVTDGKQQSTAYTSCRSSTVWSQLLGDIQTNPESASYIDFRQPGQSANVLYVDGHVGRLSFDEFQELDEQDWTGRPQS, from the coding sequence ATGCTCGTCATAAAACATCATAAAGGTTTTACCCTTGTCGAACTGCTAACCGTTATTGCGATCGTTGCAGTCCTTGGTGCGATTCTTATTCCAACGGTTAGCAAAATGAAAACCCAGGCTAATGCCGTTGAAGGCACCAATAACTTACGCAACATCGGAACTGCACTAAACCTCTACGCTGCAGACGCGGATGGTTACCTGCCAAGAGTCAGCATTAAAAAATCAGAATGGAACGCAGATAACCCTGACGACCAGGTTACGGCAGACCAGATGTGGTCAAAATTATTGCGCGATTATCTTCCCCAGCAGAGTCTCTCCAAAACAAGCAGAGCACACAAAGTCTTTGGTTGCCCAAATGCAGAGTACTATGACTCAAGTGGCAGAATTGTTGATAAAGATGATATTTCTTTGTCCTATACTGCCACTGAAGCGATTTATGGTATTCGCATACTAAGCACGGGACCGGCAAGGGATTCGAAGAGCCAACGCCACCTTTCAACCATCGAAGAGCCCTCCAACACAGTGATCGTCACCGATGGCAAACAACAATCAACGGCCTACACAAGCTGTAGATCTTCCACTGTATGGAGTCAGTTGCTTGGTGACATTCAAACAAACCCCGAGAGTGCCTCATACATTGATTTTCGTCAACCAGGGCAAAGCGCCAACGTGCTTTATGTCGATGGTCACGTAGGACGTCTGAGCTTTGACGAGTTTCAAGAACTGGACGAACAGGATTGGACGGGTCGCCCACAATCTTAA
- a CDS encoding sugar phosphate isomerase/epimerase: MSLSERSELNWCFSSMGCPEYSLPQIASLAENQGISYVELRAVDGRLDIPAYAREKAWINQDAETLITGNQTKVIAFNASAKLSMPFDEAFVEIEAFAPLMKQFNSEYLRIFDGNLNGSDGMEKAWSWMDAWENVRAERDWNFDLTIETHDSLLTPETIEKLFSKGHENVHLLWDSHHTWKKAGQDPVETWQAVRQWTNHIHIKDSISKPSARHPYTYVLPGEGEFPLLPLISKLEEDKFAGPVSLEWEKLWHPYMPSLEEALVTLRNLIAPSLEYSN, from the coding sequence ATGAGCCTTAGCGAACGTTCCGAATTAAACTGGTGTTTCTCCAGTATGGGATGCCCGGAGTATTCGTTGCCGCAGATTGCATCCCTGGCCGAAAACCAAGGGATCAGTTACGTGGAATTACGTGCGGTTGACGGGAGACTTGACATCCCTGCCTACGCCCGCGAAAAGGCATGGATAAATCAGGATGCAGAAACACTTATAACGGGTAACCAAACCAAGGTCATAGCATTCAACGCTTCGGCTAAACTCTCAATGCCGTTCGACGAAGCCTTCGTTGAAATCGAAGCGTTTGCTCCCTTGATGAAACAATTCAACTCAGAGTATCTGCGTATCTTCGATGGCAATCTAAACGGCTCAGATGGAATGGAAAAGGCGTGGAGTTGGATGGATGCATGGGAAAATGTTCGTGCAGAACGAGACTGGAATTTTGACCTTACGATTGAAACGCATGACTCACTGCTGACTCCTGAAACCATCGAGAAGCTCTTCTCCAAAGGACATGAAAATGTGCACCTGCTTTGGGACTCTCATCATACGTGGAAGAAAGCCGGGCAAGATCCGGTAGAAACCTGGCAAGCCGTTCGCCAGTGGACAAATCACATTCACATAAAAGACAGCATTTCCAAGCCAAGCGCAAGGCACCCCTACACTTACGTGTTACCCGGAGAAGGTGAATTCCCTTTACTGCCATTAATCTCAAAGCTGGAGGAGGATAAATTCGCAGGACCAGTCAGCCTTGAATGGGAAAAGCTATGGCATCCTTACATGCCATCACTTGAAGAAGCTCTTGTTACTTTAAGGAACCTGATTGCTCCTTCACTGGAGTACTCTAATTAA
- a CDS encoding LacI family DNA-binding transcriptional regulator: MPKKVKKRLSQKRIAVDLGVSQTLVSMVLNGRTEGIAKDSYDRIWSYALENGYSPRGMKLEAGMPGGMAMGMETVGYILRAPLRLANKSNFFSHVHQGLHDYLTENWAKTVFLGSEDLIQPKDLEQFRRVRKSMHGLVIMGEMDSKLVEKLADIFPKVVYLSASLPGVCHSVSGNDVEAAEQLVEHLVDYGHEHFAWLGGSPGTKRNLNRLNAVKSALAKRGLSLPDERQVITNSDGADWREGHGCAEKILALKTGPRPTAWICLNALMARGAINALLRNGLQVAKDVSVAAIDCTRVRESEWPTLTASAAQPEEMGRLAAKLILDDAESSYFQDIVVPATFFKGESTGPVSSVDGNSSQPLERVS; encoded by the coding sequence GTGCCTAAAAAAGTTAAAAAACGCTTATCCCAGAAACGAATCGCGGTCGATCTCGGCGTTTCACAAACCCTGGTTTCCATGGTTTTGAATGGTCGGACCGAAGGGATCGCAAAGGATTCCTACGATCGCATTTGGAGTTATGCCTTGGAAAACGGCTATTCGCCACGAGGGATGAAGTTGGAGGCAGGGATGCCTGGTGGGATGGCCATGGGGATGGAAACCGTGGGCTATATTTTGCGTGCTCCATTGCGCCTCGCCAACAAGAGCAACTTTTTTAGTCATGTGCACCAGGGGCTTCATGACTACTTGACGGAGAATTGGGCGAAAACCGTTTTCCTTGGTTCGGAGGATTTGATTCAGCCCAAAGACCTTGAGCAGTTCAGGCGTGTTCGAAAAAGCATGCACGGTCTGGTCATAATGGGGGAGATGGATAGCAAGTTGGTTGAGAAGCTGGCCGATATTTTTCCTAAAGTAGTCTACTTGTCAGCGAGCTTACCGGGGGTATGCCATTCCGTTTCAGGCAATGATGTTGAGGCGGCCGAGCAACTGGTCGAGCACTTGGTGGATTACGGTCATGAGCACTTTGCCTGGCTGGGTGGCTCGCCCGGAACGAAACGCAATTTGAATCGTCTCAATGCGGTTAAGTCTGCTTTGGCGAAGCGCGGTTTGAGCCTTCCGGATGAGCGACAGGTCATTACCAACAGCGACGGTGCGGATTGGCGCGAAGGTCACGGATGTGCCGAAAAAATTCTGGCATTGAAGACAGGGCCCAGGCCAACGGCGTGGATTTGCTTGAATGCCTTGATGGCCCGTGGCGCCATTAACGCATTGCTTCGAAATGGTTTGCAGGTAGCAAAAGATGTCAGTGTTGCAGCGATTGACTGCACGCGTGTGAGGGAGTCTGAATGGCCGACACTGACTGCCAGTGCCGCACAGCCGGAAGAGATGGGACGTTTGGCTGCAAAACTTATTCTCGATGATGCTGAGAGTAGTTATTTTCAGGATATTGTGGTACCTGCAACATTCTTTAAAGGTGAAAGCACCGGACCGGTTTCTTCAGTTGATGGCAACTCGTCCCAACCTTTGGAGCGGGTTTCCTGA
- a CDS encoding MerC domain-containing protein, with amino-acid sequence MNSNSNCRSHGWLDSLAISISMICAVHCLLTPILVVALPILATTFWVHEDFHMWMILLVVPTTSVAVFMGCRKHKDKAVFILSIIGLSLLVSIAIYETVFHSGLALQEQAHCANCAEISDGSPLTASIFVNVLGGILLASAHARNYLLCRQSDCSHDH; translated from the coding sequence ATGAATTCCAATTCTAATTGTCGTTCACACGGGTGGCTTGATTCTCTTGCCATCAGCATATCTATGATATGCGCAGTGCATTGCCTGCTGACTCCGATCCTGGTTGTTGCTCTCCCGATTCTCGCGACTACTTTCTGGGTTCATGAGGACTTTCACATGTGGATGATCCTGCTTGTGGTGCCTACGACAAGTGTTGCCGTGTTCATGGGGTGTCGGAAACACAAAGACAAAGCAGTTTTCATTCTTAGCATAATTGGTTTAAGCCTTCTGGTATCAATCGCGATCTACGAAACTGTGTTTCATTCGGGGCTTGCCTTGCAAGAGCAGGCTCATTGTGCCAATTGTGCTGAAATAAGTGACGGGAGTCCTTTGACGGCCAGCATATTCGTAAACGTGCTGGGAGGAATCCTGCTAGCCAGTGCTCACGCCCGGAATTATTTGCTTTGCCGACAATCCGACTGCAGTCACGATCATTAA
- a CDS encoding peroxidase family protein gives MKIRYILQIVAMASFSMALATGAERSSNDSDRRSRLRNDRQDDRRHKDRKVNRPTDDVPSTAAVFPLEFRSIDGTNNNVDNPNWGAAAIEFIRVVEADYADGLDEPSGADRASARAISSAVSAQDGSIPNSEGVSDFVWQWGQFLDHDITETPVIDPAEPFDIEVPLGDAWFDPFNTGTVTIGLNRSFYEHDADGVRQQFNEITAFIDASNVYGSDEERAADLRTNDGTGRLRTSDGDLLPFNINELPNAPSDDPGFYIGGDVRANEQVGLIAMHTLFVREHNRWADFFRERHPDVSGDVVYNLARAIVGAEMQAITYREFLPRVLGRKALKSYRGYRADVDPSISNIFATASYRFGHSMLSTELLRLDVDGNVIEEGNLSLAEAFFNPDEIAAVGIDPVLRGLASQAAQEVDTRVIDDVRNFLFGPPGAGGFDLVSLNIQRGRDHGLPSYNTVREAYGLEPVTAFTEISSDTEISDGLASVYASPDDIDLWVGGLAEDHVEGALVGETLQAVLGDQFERLRDGDRFWYQRYLPRRWVNMVERQTLSEIIRRNTDIGWEIQSDVFVVSEE, from the coding sequence ATGAAAATACGATATATTCTCCAAATAGTCGCAATGGCCTCTTTCTCCATGGCCCTTGCAACAGGAGCAGAACGCTCCAGTAATGATTCCGATCGCCGTTCTCGTCTTCGTAATGACCGCCAGGATGACCGCCGTCACAAAGACAGGAAAGTCAATCGCCCAACGGATGATGTTCCTTCAACTGCGGCAGTTTTTCCGCTGGAATTCCGAAGTATAGATGGAACGAACAACAATGTAGACAACCCCAATTGGGGTGCGGCTGCGATTGAATTCATTCGCGTCGTTGAAGCAGATTATGCCGATGGGCTGGATGAGCCGAGTGGTGCCGATCGTGCCAGTGCACGCGCCATCAGCAGCGCTGTCTCAGCTCAGGATGGATCGATTCCAAACTCAGAAGGTGTTTCTGATTTTGTCTGGCAATGGGGGCAGTTCCTTGACCACGACATTACAGAGACTCCCGTGATTGATCCAGCCGAGCCCTTTGACATCGAAGTGCCTCTGGGAGACGCCTGGTTTGATCCATTCAATACCGGCACGGTGACCATTGGCTTGAATCGAAGTTTTTATGAGCATGATGCCGATGGTGTGCGTCAGCAATTCAACGAGATCACCGCATTTATCGATGCATCGAATGTCTACGGTTCTGATGAAGAACGTGCAGCCGACCTGCGGACCAATGATGGCACTGGTCGTCTTCGGACGAGTGATGGTGACTTGTTGCCTTTTAACATTAACGAGCTTCCCAATGCACCATCCGATGATCCCGGTTTTTATATTGGTGGAGATGTTCGTGCCAATGAACAAGTCGGACTTATTGCTATGCATACGCTCTTTGTTCGTGAGCATAATCGTTGGGCTGACTTCTTCCGTGAGCGTCATCCGGATGTCAGTGGTGATGTTGTTTATAACCTGGCCCGCGCAATTGTTGGGGCAGAAATGCAGGCGATCACCTATCGCGAATTCCTTCCAAGAGTCCTTGGACGGAAGGCTTTAAAGTCATATCGCGGTTATCGTGCGGATGTGGATCCAAGCATCAGTAACATTTTTGCAACAGCATCCTATCGCTTTGGTCATAGCATGCTTTCGACCGAGCTGCTGCGTCTTGATGTGGACGGTAATGTGATCGAGGAAGGCAATCTGTCTTTGGCAGAGGCTTTCTTTAATCCCGATGAAATTGCAGCAGTGGGAATTGATCCGGTCCTTCGTGGACTGGCTTCACAGGCGGCTCAGGAAGTTGATACACGCGTTATTGATGATGTTCGTAATTTCCTTTTTGGCCCTCCGGGGGCAGGTGGCTTTGACCTCGTTTCCCTTAACATCCAACGTGGTCGTGACCATGGTTTGCCAAGTTACAACACTGTGCGTGAGGCTTATGGCTTGGAGCCCGTTACTGCATTTACTGAAATCAGCTCCGATACGGAAATCAGTGATGGCCTGGCCAGTGTTTACGCTTCCCCGGATGATATTGACCTCTGGGTTGGTGGTCTTGCTGAAGATCATGTCGAGGGTGCATTGGTTGGAGAAACCCTTCAAGCAGTTCTGGGGGATCAGTTCGAGCGCCTCCGCGATGGTGATCGTTTCTGGTATCAACGGTATCTGCCTCGCCGCTGGGTCAATATGGTCGAACGGCAGACACTTTCAGAAATCATCCGCCGCAATACAGATATTGGATGGGAGATCCAGAGTGATGTCTTCGTAGTAAGTGAAGAATAA
- a CDS encoding DUF5362 domain-containing protein — protein sequence MDEYHIVGGDGNEYGPVSADEIRSWVKQGRANAQTMAGKNGGAKMALGTFAEFASCFSPAPQAASPTSVPQPNYGSGVSPSPMASAPGATAGGGYGQSNETRDTVMNIMEPLSSAAGWMKFLAIMFFIAGGFNVLSIWGIIFAWLPIWMGVLMWKAATRARATMIDGSELTAESAMASLKTYFTLMGVLMLIYLVVIVGLVIFFIAVGASGLMMDDPAYY from the coding sequence ATGGACGAATACCACATCGTTGGAGGAGACGGGAACGAATATGGTCCTGTCAGCGCGGACGAGATCCGCAGTTGGGTCAAACAGGGGCGAGCCAATGCTCAAACCATGGCAGGCAAGAATGGCGGCGCAAAAATGGCTTTGGGGACATTTGCTGAATTCGCGAGCTGCTTCAGTCCAGCCCCGCAGGCTGCTTCGCCAACATCCGTTCCTCAACCAAATTATGGCAGTGGAGTTTCTCCCTCACCCATGGCGTCGGCCCCGGGAGCAACTGCCGGTGGCGGTTACGGTCAATCCAATGAGACGCGGGATACCGTGATGAATATCATGGAGCCGCTCTCCTCAGCGGCTGGATGGATGAAATTCCTGGCAATCATGTTTTTTATTGCTGGCGGTTTTAATGTTCTCTCTATCTGGGGCATCATCTTCGCCTGGCTCCCCATCTGGATGGGAGTTCTCATGTGGAAAGCCGCAACCCGCGCCAGAGCCACCATGATTGACGGCAGCGAACTCACCGCCGAGTCCGCAATGGCAAGTCTTAAGACTTACTTCACTTTAATGGGTGTTTTAATGTTAATCTATTTGGTAGTTATTGTAGGCCTAGTTATATTCTTCATTGCGGTGGGTGCATCCGGTCTAATGATGGATGATCCAGCCTATTACTAG